The Vanessa tameamea isolate UH-Manoa-2023 chromosome 2, ilVanTame1 primary haplotype, whole genome shotgun sequence genome has a segment encoding these proteins:
- the LOC113399714 gene encoding uncharacterized protein LOC113399714 produces MKLSLVFELLLIFVLLAFAASKNIGRQKSHKKGIQKANDGIPIEDNSINKYCKCSEAYCNCCRDFAVPVLNLNGPGCASLMYLNGDKMSVSLSFGNKVITNRTLSSRRPSPVCMPLPGGVSKFCGRVYNIARAGEEFRACLGLELQAKSTVEAAVRVSCFKFGPRGVISEPADPLPLVPQDEKVTDDDDDDDDDDDDDDDDFGLEADDDDDDDDEEDDDDDDDDGGLDAVNDVDSADYTGFSLLGEDLLGGLFGSGSGGKKTNKNKNKQAPWPSTTTTRRPRPNRRTTRKPTTRTTTPRTTVTRTTTVRVRPVNRRPTRRPVRRPTRRTPTVSTTLNVESTTLPTISTTIEPSTLVDLKIPINEPLDSSQNVEEHQVIPITEKPLTYFVSTTTKSDTTFEDPGLEMSLAHITGQLSILPVTQLIPTDMKESSAQVVNNDDMNFEKVETVTSKPHSTIPFATTVDDDNTEEMVQIVQTLDSHSEEHAADSENVVDQTRSHKNEPSHHYEGLSLPKKKHRGGPFRLGDLDVLDLTGIGESVGHQLGIFGKHKRQNKNKVFKPQNIKGVNDYDDMLGLDALSDSIGLPDIDDLSRKDRRRQNKMMRGLWPQS; encoded by the exons ATGAAGCTCTCCCTTGTGTTTGAGCTTCtactaatatttgttttacttgCATTTGCAGCCTCTAAGAATATAG gtcgtcaaaaaagtcataaaaaagGGATTCAGAAAGCAAATGACGGCATACCGATAGAGGACAACAGCATCAACAAATACTGCAAATGTTCAGAGGCGTATTGTAATTGTTGCAGAGATTTTGCAGTTCCTGTTCTAAATCTAAATGGGCCAG GATGTGCTTCGTTAATGTATTTGAATGGCGACAAAATGTCGGTTTCGTTAAGTTTCGGCAATAAAGTAATTACAAACCGAACACTTTCAA gTCGCAGACCTAGTCCAGTTTGCATGCCTCTTCCCGGAGGTGTTTCAAAGTTTTGTGGACGAGTTTATAATATCGCGAGAGCTGGAGAAGAATTCAGAGCCTGTCTTGGATTGGAACTTCAAGCTAAAAGTACAGTAGAAGCAGCAGTCAGAGTATCCTGCTTCAAGTTTGGACCGAGAGGTGTTATTTCTGAGCCTGCCGATCCATTGCCTCTCGTGCCCCAAGACGAAAAGGttactgatgatgatgatgacgacgatgatgatgatgacgatgacgatgacgatttTGGACTCGAGGCAGATGatgacgacgatgatgatgatgaagaagacgacgatgatgatgacgatgatg ggGGACTTGATGCTGTCAACGATGTAGATAGTGCAGACTATACGGGTTTCAGTTTATTGGGGGAAGACCTTTTAGGAGGACTGTTTGGCTCAGGATCAGGtggtaaaaaaacaaacaaaaataaaaacaagcaaGCCCCGTGGCCTTCAACGACGACAACAAGACGTCCCCGTCCCAATCGCAGAACCACAAGAAAACCTACTACTAGAACTACTACACCAAGAACTACAGTCACGCGGACTACTACTGTAAGGGTTCGTCCCGTCAATCGTAGACCAACACGTAGACCCGTTCGAAGACCAACAAGACGAACACCAACTGTTTCTACTACCTTAAATGTTGAAAGCACTACTTTACCAACAATATCTACGACAATAGAACCAAGTACTTTAGTGGATTTAAAAATCCCCATCAATGAGCCATTGGATAGCTCTCAAAACGTCGAAGAACACCAGGTTATACCAATAACTGAAAAACCTTTAACTTATTTTGTGTCAACCACCACTAAAAGCGATACTACCTTTGAAGATCCCGGTCTAGAAATGTCTTTGGCTCATATAACTGGTCAACTTTCTATTTTGCCCGTCACTCAATTAATACCCACCGACATGAAAGAGTCAAGTGCGCAAGTAGTCAATAATGATGATATGAATTTCGAAAAAGTGGAAACAGTTACTTCTAAGCCGCATTCAACCATTCCTTTTGCTACTACAGTGGATGATGATAATACTGAGGAAATGGTTCAAATCGTTCAAACACTAGATTCTCATTCAGAAGAACATGCCGCTGATAGTGAAAATGTGGTAGATCAAACGAGATCACACAAAAATGAACCAAGTCACCACTACGAAGGACTTTCATTGCCAAAAAAGAAGCATCGAGGAGGACCGTTTCGTTTAGGTGATTTAGATGTCTTGGATTTGACTGGCATTGGTGAAAGTGTTGGACACCAACTAGGAATATTTGGTAAACATaagagacaaaataaaaataaagtttttaagccTCAAAACATAAAAGGTGTTAATGACTATGACGATATGCTCGGACTCGATGCTTTGAGTGATTCAATTGGTTTACCAGATATAGACGATTTGAGCAGAAAAGACAGGAGACGACAAAACAAAATGATGCGAGGATTATGGCCGCAatcatga
- the LOC113399715 gene encoding uncharacterized protein LOC113399715, which yields MSAKVTLSLFLALFAFANSASILDYLDWDDGKKLIEVPELRNDQPNRNCMCKGPACVCCVDFNITFVDLGGPGCVHMKYLSPEDGFSVNVSYGKNLLHSSRIQGKNPAPICLEVFGKFAQVCAKFSDLAPTSDGLRGCLELEPRLLGESQLEFPIGCFKSSAGGMEMEDPPAEPEETTEETTTENSNTFDAESFLINIYQTAEQSVAFLGSLLDLPLRKNETTTLKPTTEQETSQRRAPKYLKHPNQL from the exons ATGTCGGCTAAAGTGACGCTTTCGCTCTTTCTTGCTTTATTTGCATTTGCGAACAGTGCGAGTATTTTAG ATTACCTTGACTGGGACGATGGGAAGAAGCTGATAGAGGTGCCGGAGTTACGGAATGACCAACCAAATAGAAATTGCATGTGCAAAGGACCGGCATGCGTCTGTTGTGTTgattttaacataacatttgttGACCTTGGAGGACCAG GTTGCGTTCACATGAAATACTTATCACCCGAAGACGGGTTCTCAGTTAACGTCTCGTATGGAAAAAATCTCCTACACTCTTCTAGGATTCAag gcaAAAATCCAGCACCAATATGTCTCGAAGTATTTGGCAAATTTGCGCAAGTATGTGCAAAATTCAGTGACCTAGCTCCTACTTCTGACGGTCTACGGGGCTGTCTCGAGCTAGAGCCAAGGTTACTTGGAGAAAGTCAATTGGAGTTCCCGATTGGATGCTTCAAATCTAGTGCAGGTGGCATGGAAATGGAAGATCCACCGGCGGAGCCTGAAGA AACTACAGAAGAAACAACGACGGAAAACAGCAACACTTTTGACGcagaatcatttttaataaatatctaccaGACAGCGGAGCAGAGTGTTGCATTTCTCGGCAGCCTTCTAGATCTTCCGTTGAGAAAAAATGAAACAACCACATTAAAACCAACTACAGAACAGGAGACTTCTCAGAGAAGAGcaccaaaatatttaaaacatccaAATCAATTGtga
- the LOC113399760 gene encoding pancreatic triacylglycerol lipase-like, whose product MLSFVILCCVSICSALQSNQLQTKLDVGPRFQYVANSNGDFQIADVWTMLNDIFSGSKFNPAVSNVYHLFTRENPTLSQPIVTNPALLAQTNYKNTRRTIVLIHGWMNSATSDFNNVLVPVLLAAEDLNVIVVDWSAGADSWNYREVNQNCILSGAAVARFINWLNGASGSTIAQYHIIGHGVGGHQAGIVGRNLGRQVPYITALDPALIGWVNNIFRFWPSDGLYTEVIHTNYGIYGHLGDLGLVDFYPNGGISMPGCNSNECDHARGFHYLAESITSGGFTGRECMNYYAAVLKLCYGPKTLRMGGLTPKTGETGVYLLETNASPPFSQG is encoded by the exons ATGCTATCGTTTGTGATACTTTGTTGTGTATCAATATGTTCTG CATTACAGTCAAACCAGTTACAAACGAAACTTGATGTTGGGCCACGTTTTCAATATGTGGCCAATTCGAATGGAGATTTTCAAATAGCCGACGTGTGGACAATGTTGAATGATATTTTCAGTGGATCTAAATTTAACCCAGCCGTATCAAATGTTTATCATTTGTTTACCAG AGAAAACCCTACTCTAAGCCAGCCAATCGTTACTAATCCTGCCTTACTAGCTCAGACTAATTACAAGAACACTAGAAGGACTATTGTCCTCATACACGGATGGATGAATTCAGCTACGTCAGATTTTAATAACGTTCTCGTACCTG tgctCTTGGCTGCTGAAGATCTAAATGTCATAGTAGTGGATTGGAGTGCTGGAGCTGATTCCTGGAATTATAGAGAAGTAAATCAAAATTGTATTCTATCCGGCGCAGCGGTGGCACGGTTCATTAACTGGTTGAATGGGGCTAGTGGTTCAACGATTGCTCAGTATCATATTATCGGTCACGGAGTCGGTGGACATCAAGCTGGTATTGTAGGAAGAAATTTAGGTCGTCAAGTGCCATATATTACTG CCCTGGACCCAGCACTCATTGGATGGGTTAACAATATTTTCCGTTTCTGGCCTTCCGATGGATTGTATACTGAAGTAATTCATACCAATTATGGTATTTATGGCCATCTAGGTGACCTTGGTCTAGTTGATTTCTATCCTAATGGAGGTATTTCAATGCCTGGTTGCAATTCGAACGAATGTGATCACGCTAGAGGTTTCCATTACTTAGCAGAATCTATTACATCTGGAGGATTCACTGGAAGGGAATGTATGAATTATTACGCTGCTGTTTTAAAGTTATGCTATGGACCAAAAACTTTAAGAATGGGTGGACTCACTCCTAAAACTGg AGAAACTGGCGTCTATTTGCTCGAGACGAACGCATCTCCTCCATTTTCCCAAGGATAA
- the LOC113399759 gene encoding pancreatic triacylglycerol lipase-like: MKRITFVFILGLSAVLSADPIIRKLDPLRFQHERDASGKYHLVDLWMKLSDLYLTARYNPTTSNVYHLFTRQNPVLSQPLLFNNTGLLQSSNFNSNRRTAVLIHGWSDNVIGDFNTVIVPALLSAEDLNVIAVDWSAGSNTINLPVQIENCIASGRAVANFINWLNKSTGSTPSQFHIIGHGIGGHQAGLAGRNVEGDVGYITALDPSLVGWVNHNYRFHPDDGEYTEVIHTNCAVNGYLADLGQVDFYPNGGESMPGCSSHACDHARSYFYFAESIVSGGFTGRECSSYFTAILHMCNSLPGRLQMGGLTPKNGQTGVYLLETNAAPPFSRG; the protein is encoded by the exons ATGAAGCGTATaacatttgttttcattttgggCTTATCGGCtg TACTCTCAGCTGATCCTATTATTAGAAAACTAGACCCTTTGCGTTTCCAACATGAAAGGGATGCCAGTGGAAAATATCATTTGGTGGACTTGTGGATGAAATTGAGTGACTTATACCTTACCGCAAGGTATAACCCGACTACATCAAATGTATATCATTTGTTTACAag ACAAAACCCAGTATTAAGTCAACCGttgctttttaataatactGGCCTTCTCCAGTCGTCAAACTTCAATAGTAATAGAAGAACTGCCGTACTCATTCACGGATGGAGCGATAATGTCATTGGGGATTTTAATACGGTCATTGTTCCTG CCCTCCTATCAGCAGAAGATTTAAACGTAATCGCGGTAGACTGGAGCGCCGGTTCCAATACCATTAACTTGCCCGTTCAAATCGAAAACTGCATCGCCTCCGGCCGGGCTGTCGCAAATTTCATTAATTGGCTCAACAAATCCACCGGTTCTACGCCATCACAGTTCCATATTATTGGCCATGGAATTGGTGGTCATCAGGCTGGTTTAGCGGGTAGAAATGTGGAAGGAGATGTTGGATATATAACTG catTGGACCCATCTCTCGTTGGATGGGTTAACCACAACTATCGGTTCCACCCTGACGACGGTGAATACACAGAAGTAATCCATACGAACTGTGCTGTCAACGGATATCTCGCAGATTTAGGCCAAGTAGACTTTTATCCCAATGGAGGGGAATCAATGCCTGGCTGTTCTAGTCATGCGTGTGACCATGCAAGAAGTTACTTCTACTTTGCGGAGTCAATAGTATCTGGAGGCTTCACCGGTAGAGAGTGTTCATCGTACTTCACTGCTATTTTACATATGTGTAACTCACTACCCGGTAGACTGCAAATGGGTGGATTGACGCCCAAGAATGG ACAAACCGGTGTTTACTTGCTCGAAACGAATGCTGCTCCGCCATTTTCACGTGgttga
- the LOC113399761 gene encoding pancreatic triacylglycerol lipase-like translates to MSVIKCILVLCVAIAATNGFALGPTQIVFHLYTRSNPEMSQPLLPSEASIMNSSFQRSKRTIITIHSHGQSVGGNFNAFVVPAHLAAEDVNVIAVDWSPGASIYTFALSNIPQVGNVIAQFVNILTNFGYSTDNIRIVGVGLGAHAAGIAARRIQGNVPHIIGLDPSLTGWTHHPDILNKNDANIVEVIHTTSGIYGYDKPLGDIDFYPNGGVVQTGCGTETSCSHTYAYVFYAESITAEINNGNQFVGTACQSYEDALSLRCTSQDKITFGGTNTKTSGSGIYMFLTNIQSPFARG, encoded by the exons ATGTCCGTTATCAAGTGCATTCTAGTGCTATGTGTTGCTATTGCAG CAACAAATGGCTTCGCCCTCGGGCCCACGCAGATCGTCTTCCATTTATACACGAG ATCTAATCCTGAAATGAGTCAGCCGCTGTTGCCTTCTGAGGCGTCTATCATGAACTCTTCGTTCCAACGCTCGAAGCGCACCATCATCACAATTCACAGTCATGGACAATCCGTTGGTGGAAACTTTAACGCTTTTGTTGTCCCGG ctcACCTTGCGGCTGAAGACGTGAACGTGATCGCCGTTGACTGGAGCCCCGGTGCGTCTATATACACCTTCGCACTCAGCAATATTCCACAAGTTGGAAACGTCATCGCCCAATTCGTAAACATTCTCACAAACTTTGGATACAGTACTGATAACATTCGGATCGTCGGTGTCGGTCTAGGAGCTCATGCTGCTGGTATTGCTGCTAGAAGAATCCAAGGAAACGTACCTCATATtattg GTCTTGACCCCTCTTTAACCGGCTGGACTCATCATCCTGATATCCTGAATAAGAATGATGCCAATATTGTTGAAGTAATCCATACGACGTCTGGTATTTACGGCTACGATAAGCCCCTTGGTGACATTGACTTCTATCCTAACGGGGGTGTCGTCCAAACTGGTTGTGGTACTGAAACTTCGTGTTCTCACACCTACGCATACGTTTTCTACGCTGAATCGATAACTGCTGAAATTAACAATGGAAATCAATTTGTCGGAACTGCTTGCCAATCCTATGAAGACGCCTTGTCTTTACGATGCACCAGTCAAGACAAAATCACATTTGGTGGAACCAATACCAAGACCAG TGGTAGCGGTATTTACATGTTCCTGACCAACATTCAATCACCCTTCGCCAGGGGATGA